From the Astatotilapia calliptera chromosome 6, fAstCal1.2, whole genome shotgun sequence genome, one window contains:
- the LOC113024776 gene encoding neuroblast differentiation-associated protein AHNAK isoform X1 has product MDLSGMDLKAPKLDMNPPDVNIGSPKGKLKFPKMKMPKFNLPSLKGPEIDGNLEGPNINTPNVNLKGPKADLDLDISGPSGKFKKPNLNLPDLGLSGPKLEGPNLDLKTPDLDISGPNFSGGINAPDINMPNIDLKAPKLKMDKPNANWDLPSGKVKMPKLDGPDWGVNAPSGKLKMPKFNLSGTLPKGPNLDLNTDLKSPDLNLKAPKIKGGIDAPDMDLPDVDLKAPKLDMNPPDVNIGSPKGKLKFPKMKMPKFNLPSLKGPEIDGNLEGPNINTPNVNLKGPKADLDLDISGPSGKFKKPNLNLPDLGLSGPKLEGPNLDLKTPDLDISGPNFSGGINAPDINMPNIDLKAPKLKMDKPNANWDLPSGKVKMPKLDGPDWGVNAPSGKLKMPKFNLSGTLPKGPNLDLNTDLKSPDLNLKAPKIKGGIDAPDMDLPDVDLKAPKLDMNTPDVNIGSPKGKLKFPKMKMPKFNLPSLKGPEIDGNLEGPNINTPNVNLKGPKADLDLDISGPSGKFKKPNLNLPDLGLSGPKLEGPNLDLKTPDLDISGPNFSGGINAPDINMPNIDLKAPKLKMDKPNANWDLPSGKVKMPKLDGPDWDVNAPSGKLKMPKFNLSGTLPKGPNLDLNTDLKSPDLNLKAPKIKGGIDAPDMDLPDVDLKAPKLDMNTPDVNIGSPKGKLKFPKMKMPKFNLPSLKGPEIDGNLEGPNINTPNVNLKGPKADLDLDISGPSGKFKKPNLNLPDLGLSGPKLEGPNLDLKTPDLDISGPNFSGGINAPDINMPNIDLKAPKLKMDKPNANLDLPSGKVKMPKLDGPDWGVNAPSGKLKMPKFNLSGTLPKGPNLDLNTDLKSPDLNLKAPKIKGGIDAPDMDLPDVDLKAPKLDMNTPDVNIGSPKGKLKFPKMKMPKFNLPSLKGPEIDGNLEGPNINTPNVNLKGPKADLDLDISGPSGKFKKPNLNLPDLGLSGPKLEGPNLDLKTPDLDISGPNFSGGINAPDINMPNIDLKAPKLKMDKPNANWDLPSGKVKMPKLDGPDWDVNAPSGKLKMPKFNLSGTLPKGPNLDLNTDLKSPDLNLKAPKIKGGIDAPDMDLPDVDLKAPKLDMNTPDVNIGSPKGKLKFPKMKMPKFNLPSLKGPEIDGNLEGPNINTPNVNLKGPKADLDLDISGPSGKFKKPNLNLPDLGLSGPKLEGPNLDLKTPDLDISGPNFSGGINAPDINMPNIDLKAPKLKMDKPNANWDLPSGKVKMPELHGPDWDVNAPSGKLKMPKFNLSGTLPKGPNLDLNTALKSPDLNLKAPKIKGGIDAPDMDLPDMDLKAPKLDMNTPDVNIGSPKGKLKFPKMKMPKFNLPSLKGPEIDGNLDGPNINTPNVNLKGPKADLDLDISGPSGKFKKPNLNLPDLGLSGPKLEGPDLNLKAPKIKGGIDAPDMDLPDMDLKAPKLDINTPDINTGTPKGKLKMPKLKMSKSNLPNVKGPEFDGTFDGSNIDLRAPNANFKGSKTGLEIPDVDFGSPSGKLKSPNLKLPDVGFSRPKLDGPDFEQNLKVKGPKVKGGLNEPNLPSSNIDFKGSKNGFDFPDVDFGSPSGKFKTPHLKMLDLGFSAPKTDLPKVDLNSPDVRAKVPKGPNLKLNSNLKTPDLNLKAPKMKGGLDVTKVDLPNMDLKAPNLEMDTADVDIGLPEATLDVTGAKGKFKIPSLNTPDLSISGPQAKTPHMRLSGPGVSMSDFNLPDANFKSPKLNTKHPDVGINGNMGQPRMDFNGPQLRGIRGPDVDTNIPLGNIHGPHADLDLDRKLKQPYFKPPQFRSPDLHQASDIDFGGALRPTNLDINPPNAKLNMKQPQMKGHISSPRVSAPNMNLNMPKVAMHPPQQHLRSPGLSIDDPSLYFQTPSHKHHTQDMSNLTMKLPDLDIDGDIRLRNTDRRSHRTKVRSSFPGMDGVFHQHIDLNHSDLNIDDFTGKHHVLRARGSNLNLQAPHSHGHAISPSGVNTGMRDPRRIPSGHIKHNTRLPQFSPDSRMRASNTSDGYYVTVFPNQAQNQKRPNRKYNTLGGLDFHPGNLDLEVPNEHDLRGSTFFFSNLV; this is encoded by the coding sequence ATGGACTTATCAGGCATGGATCTTAAAGCTCCCAAATTAGATATGAACCCTCCAGATGTCAACATTGGCTCGCCAAAAGGGAAGCTGAAATTCCCCAAAATGAAAATGCCTAAATTCAACCTTCCAAGCCTTAAAGGTCCTGAAATTGATGGCAACTTGGAAGGTCCAAACATAAATACACCCAATGTCAACCTCAAAGGTCCTAAAGCGGATCTTGATCTAGATATTTCTGGTCCATCTGGCAAGTTTAAAAAGCCAAACCTGAATCTGCCTGATTTAGGTCTTTCTGGTCCAAAGTTAGAAGGCCCTAACTTGGACCTTAAAACACCTGACCTAGATATCTCTGGTCCCAATTTCAGTGGTGGAATAAATGCACCTGACATAAACATGCCAAACATTGACCTCAAAGCCCCAAAGCTGAAAATGGATAAACCAAATGCCAACTGGGACTTGCCATCGGGTAAAGTTAAAATGCCTAAACTTGATGGTCCAGATTGGGGTGTTAATGCTCCTTCtgggaaattaaaaatgccTAAATTTAATCTGTCAGGGACACTGCCTAAAGGACCAAATTTGGACCTAAACACAGATCtgaagtcaccagatctcaatctaaaAGCTCCAAAGATAAAGGGTGGAATTGATGCACCTGATATGGACTTACCAGACGTGGATCTGAAAGCTCCCAAATTAGATATGAACCCTCCAGATGTCAACATTGGCTCACCAAAAGGGAAGCTGAAATTCCCCAAAATGAAAATGCCTAAATTCAACCTTCCAAGCCTTAAAGGTCCTGAAATTGATGGCAACTTGGAAGGTCCAAACATAAATACACCCAATGTCAACCTCAAAGGTCCTAAAGCGGATCTTGATCTAGATATTTCTGGTCCATCTGGCAAGTTTAAAAAGCCAAACCTGAATCTGCCTGATTTAGGTCTTTCTGGTCCAAAGTTAGAAGGCCCTAACTTGGACCTTAAAACACCTGACCTAGATATCTCTGGTCCCAATTTCAGTGGTGGAATAAATGCACCTGACATAAACATGCCAAACATTGACCTCAAAGCCCCAAAGCTGAAAATGGATAAACCAAATGCCAACTGGGACTTGCCATCGGGTAAAGTTAAAATGCCTAAACTTGATGGTCCAGATTGGGGTGTTAATGCTCCTTCtgggaaattaaaaatgccTAAATTTAATCTGTCAGGGACACTGCCTAAAGGACCAAATTTGGACCTAAACACAGATCtgaagtcaccagatctcaatctaaaAGCTCCAAAGATAAAGGGTGGAATTGATGCACCTGATATGGACTTACCAGACGTGGATCTGAAAGCTCCCAAATTAGATATGAACACTCCAGATGTCAACATTGGCTCACCAAAAGGGAAGCTGAAATTCCCCAAAATGAAAATGCCTAAATTCAACCTTCCAAGCCTTAAAGGTCCTGAAATTGATGGCAACTTGGAAGGTCCAAACATAAATACACCCAATGTCAACCTCAAAGGTCCTAAAGCGGATCTTGATCTAGATATTTCTGGTCCATCTGGCAAGTTTAAAAAGCCAAACCTGAATCTGCCTGATTTAGGTCTTTCTGGTCCAAAGTTAGAAGGCCCTAACTTGGACCTTAAAACACCTGACCTAGATATCTCTGGTCCCAATTTCAGTGGTGGAATAAATGCACCTGACATAAACATGCCAAACATTGACCTCAAAGCCCCAAAGCTGAAAATGGATAAACCAAATGCCAACTGGGACTTGCCATCGGGTAAAGTTAAAATGCCAAAACTTGATGGTCCAGATTGGGATGTTAATGCTCCTTCtgggaaattaaaaatgccTAAATTTAATCTGTCAGGGACACTGCCTAAAGGACCAAATTTGGACCTAAACACAGATCtgaagtcaccagatctcaatctaaaAGCTCCAAAGATAAAGGGTGGAATTGATGCACCTGATATGGACTTACCAGACGTGGATCTTAAAGCTCCCAAATTAGATATGAACACTCCAGATGTCAACATTGGCTCGCCAAAAGGGAAGCTGAAATTCCCCAAAATGAAAATGCCTAAATTCAACCTTCCAAGCCTTAAAGGTCCTGAAATTGATGGCAACTTGGAAGGTCCAAACATAAATACACCCAATGTCAACCTCAAAGGTCCTAAAGCGGATCTTGATCTAGATATTTCTGGTCCATCTGGCAAGTTTAAAAAGCCAAACCTGAATCTGCCTGATTTAGGTCTTTCTGGTCCAAAGTTAGAAGGCCCTAACTTGGACCTTAAAACACCTGACCTAGATATCTCTGGTCCCAATTTCAGTGGTGGAATAAATGCACCTGACATAAACATGCCAAACATTGACCTCAAAGCCCCAAAGCTGAAAATGGATAAACCAAATGCCAACTTGGACTTGCCATCAGGCAAAGTTAAAATGCCTAAACTTGATGGTCCAGATTGGGGTGTTAATGCTCCTTCtgggaaattaaaaatgccTAAATTTAATCTGTCAGGGACACTGCCTAAAGGACCAAATTTGGACCTAAACACAGATCtgaagtcaccagatctcaatctaaaAGCTCCAAAGATAAAGGGTGGAATTGATGCACCTGATATGGACTTACCAGACGTGGATCTGAAAGCTCCCAAATTAGATATGAACACTCCAGATGTCAACATTGGCTCACCAAAAGGGAAGCTGAAATTCCCCAAAATGAAAATGCCTAAATTCAACCTTCCAAGCCTTAAAGGTCCTGAAATTGATGGCAACTTGGAAGGTCCAAACATAAATACACCCAATGTCAACCTCAAAGGTCCTAAAGCGGATCTTGATCTAGATATTTCTGGTCCATCTGGCAAGTTTAAAAAGCCAAACCTGAATCTGCCTGATTTAGGTCTTTCTGGTCCAAAGTTAGAAGGCCCTAACTTGGACCTTAAAACACCTGACCTAGATATCTCTGGTCCCAATTTCAGTGGTGGAATAAATGCACCTGACATAAACATGCCAAACATTGACCTCAAAGCCCCAAAGCTGAAAATGGATAAACCAAATGCCAACTGGGACTTGCCATCGGGTAAAGTTAAAATGCCAAAACTTGATGGTCCAGATTGGGATGTTAATGCTCCTTCtgggaaattaaaaatgccTAAATTTAATCTGTCAGGGACACTGCCTAAAGGACCAAATTTGGACCTAAACACAGATCtgaagtcaccagatctcaatctaaaAGCTCCAAAGATAAAGGGTGGAATTGATGCACCTGATATGGACTTACCAGACGTGGATCTTAAAGCTCCCAAATTAGATATGAACACTCCAGATGTCAACATTGGCTCGCCAAAAGGGAAGCTGAAATTCCCCAAAATGAAAATGCCTAAATTCAACCTTCCAAGCCTTAAAGGTCCTGAAATTGATGGCAACTTGGAAGGTCCAAACATAAATACACCCAATGTCAACCTCAAAGGTCCTAAAGCGGATCTTGATCTAGATATTTCTGGTCCATCTGGCAAGTTTAAAAAGCCAAACCTGAATCTGCCTGATTTAGGTCTTTCTGGTCCAAAGTTAGAAGGCCCTAACTTGGACCTTAAAACACCTGACCTAGATATCTCTGGTCCCAATTTCAGTGGTGGAATAAATGCACCTGACATAAACATGCCAAACATTGACCTCAAAGCCCCAAAGCTGAAAATGGATAAACCAAATGCCAACTGGGACTTGCCATCGGGTAAAGTTAAAATGCCAGAACTTCATGGTCCAGATTGGGATGTTAATGCTCCTTCtgggaaattaaaaatgccTAAATTTAATCTGTCAGGGACACTGCCTAAAGGACCAAATTTGGACCTAAACACAGCTCtgaagtcaccagatctcaatctaaaAGCTCCAAAGATAAAGGGTGGAATTGATGCACCTGATATGGACTTACCAGACATGGATCTTAAAGCTCCCAAATTAGATATGAACACTCCAGATGTCAACATTGGCTCACCAAAAGGGAAGCTGAAATTCCCCAAAATGAAAATGCCTAAATTCAACCTTCCAAGCCTTAAAGGTCCTGAAATTGATGGCAACTTGGATGGTCCAAACATAAATACACCCAATGTCAACCTCAAAGGTCCTAAAGCAGATCTTGATCTAGATATTTCTGGTCCATCTGGCAAGTTTAAAAAGCCAAACCTGAATCTGCCTGATTTAGGTCTTTCTGGTCCAAAGTTAGAAGGCCCAGATCTCAATCTAAAAGCTCCAAAGATAAAGGGTGGAATTGATGCACCTGATATGGACTTACCAGACATGGATCTTAAAGCTCCCAAATTAGATATCAACACTCCAGATATCAACACTGGCACACCAAAAGGGAAGCTGAAAATGCCAAAACTGAAAATGTCTAAGAGTAATCTACCAAATGTTAAAGGACCTGAGTTTGATGGCACTTTTGACGGCTCCAACATTGACCTCAGGGCACCAAATGCCAACTTCAAAGGTTCCAAAACTGGCTTAGAAATTCCTGATGTTGATTTTGGTAGCCCATCAGGAAAGTTAAAATCTCCAAATTTAAAATTACCTGATGTGGGATTTTCTCGACCAAAATTAGATGGGCCAGACTTTGAACAAAATTTGAAAGTCAAAGGTCCAAAAGTGAAAGGTGGACTTAATGAACCTAATCTACCTTCATCAAATATAGACTTTAAAGGTTCTAAAAATGGCTTTGACTTCCCTGATGTTGACTTTGGTAGCCCTTCAGGGAAATTTAAAACACCACATTTGAAAATGCTTGATTTGGGATTTTCTGCACCAAAAACAGATCTCCCAAAGGTTGACCTCAATTCACCAGATGTCAGAGCTAAAGTACCAAAAGGCccaaatttgaaattaaattcaaatctAAAAACTCCAGATCTGAATCTCAAAGCTCCAAAGATGAAAGGTGGACTTGATGTGACTAAGGTAGACTTACCAAACATGGATCTCAAAGCTCCCAACTTGGAAATGGACACTGCGGATGTTGACATTGGTTTGCCTGAGGCAACTTTAGATGTTACTGGTGCAAAAGGAAAATTTAAAATCCCAAGTTTAAATACACCAGATCTCAGTATCTCTGGACCACAGGCAAAAACACCACATATGAGACTTTCTGGACCTGGCGTTAGTATGTCAGATTTCAATTTACCTGATGCCAATTTCAAGAGTCCCAAGCTCAATACAAAACACCCTGATGTAGGGATTAATGGTAACATGGGACAACCTAGGATGGACTTTAATGGCCCTCAGTTAAGAGGCATAAGAGGTCCAGATGTTGACACAAATATTCCCTTAGGAAACATCCATGGCCCTCATGCTGATCTTGATttagacagaaaattaaaacaacCATATTTCAAGCCGCCTCAGTTTAGAAGCCCAGATTTACATCAAGCATCTGATATTGACTTTGGTGGAGCTTTGAGACCAACAAATCTTGATATTAATCCTCCAAATGCaaaactgaatatgaaacaACCCCAGATGAAGGGACATATATCAAGCCCAAGGGTTAGTGCTCCAAACATGAACCTCAACATGCCCAAAGTTGCAATGCACCCTCCACAGCAGCATCTGAGATCTCCAGGTCTTAGTATTGATGATCCTTCATTGTATTTTCAAACaccttcacataaacatcacaCACAAGATATGTCAAATCTCACCATGAAACTTCCTGACCTGGACATAGATGGTGATATCAGACTTCGTAATACTGATAGAAGGTCCCATAGAACCAAAGTAAGATCCAGCTTCCCTGGAATGGATGGCGTTTTCCACCAACATATTGATTTAAATCATTCAGATCTCAATATTGACGACTTTACAGGAAAACATCATGTGCTTAGAGCTAGAGGTTCCAACCTTAATCTCCAGGCTCCACACAGCCATGGACACGCAATCTCCCCATCTGGAGTTAACACTGGCATGAGGGACCCCAGAAGAATCCCATCTGGCCATATCAAACACAATACACGtttgccacaattttctccagatTCAAGAATGAGAGCATCTAACACTTCAGATGGATACTATGTGACTGTTTTTCCCAATCAAGCACAAAATCAAAAGAGGCCAAATCGTAAATATAACACACTTGGAGGGCTTGACTTTCATCCAGGAAACTTGGACCTTGAAGTTCCCAATGAACATGACCTAAGAGGGTCAACGTTCTTTTTCTCCAACCTTGTATAG